A genomic window from Methylobacterium nodulans ORS 2060 includes:
- a CDS encoding S8 family serine peptidase, giving the protein MAAQPILADVQVVGAPAVIGRSDAITTGRIMSNVFTTASLPEHHDALLIVNMRQETMQVAPAMAMAAMPPPPETEGLSALSFFERAGQVKRIVPLRRSEQAGNAPLRMAAASALMFAAQPPENTDAAAAVRFIEMKREQDTQQLHTALAADPNVLSVSRVPVRYLTARRTSRTRLAGGGIGIEAAPPTGSVLWDLEKIRWQEARRAEGFMEAGNVRVAVFDTGIDDGHTELKIDQYYWRHPDLTRPVSNRDIIGHGTHVSGIIAALIGRGVSVQGICDCKLDVWKIFDDEPTYAPGQGAFVYYVNPIMYRRALADCVENPPDVLNLSIGGPAAPDATERDLFDQLIEAGVTICAAMGNERQYGKANGFSHEAAAIDLREVAPRHGFEKWYLFTKSIGDARMRVSAGIKKFLRPRNVEIDGPDRCKGWTVERGVI; this is encoded by the coding sequence ATGGCGGCGCAGCCAATTTTGGCTGATGTTCAGGTCGTGGGGGCACCGGCCGTCATCGGGCGCAGCGACGCGATCACGACTGGTCGAATAATGTCAAACGTGTTCACAACAGCTTCTCTGCCAGAACATCACGACGCGCTCCTAATCGTCAACATGCGGCAGGAGACGATGCAGGTCGCCCCCGCAATGGCAATGGCTGCAATGCCACCACCTCCCGAGACAGAGGGCTTGAGTGCGCTTTCATTCTTCGAACGGGCTGGGCAGGTAAAGAGAATTGTGCCGCTGCGCCGGAGCGAGCAAGCGGGCAATGCTCCTCTACGAATGGCAGCCGCCTCAGCGTTGATGTTCGCAGCACAACCCCCCGAAAATACTGACGCAGCAGCTGCTGTGCGCTTCATCGAGATGAAGCGCGAGCAAGACACCCAGCAACTCCACACTGCCCTCGCCGCCGATCCAAATGTTCTCTCGGTTTCCCGTGTGCCTGTCCGTTATCTCACGGCACGCAGGACCTCCCGCACTCGGCTCGCCGGAGGAGGCATTGGCATCGAGGCGGCACCGCCAACCGGATCGGTTTTGTGGGATCTCGAGAAGATCCGGTGGCAAGAGGCCCGTCGTGCTGAAGGCTTTATGGAAGCTGGCAATGTGCGGGTAGCCGTCTTCGATACGGGTATTGACGATGGGCATACCGAGCTAAAAATTGACCAATACTATTGGCGTCACCCCGACCTTACAAGACCGGTGTCAAACCGAGACATCATTGGACACGGCACTCACGTCTCCGGGATAATTGCGGCACTGATCGGCCGCGGCGTGTCAGTTCAAGGTATATGCGACTGCAAACTTGATGTTTGGAAAATTTTTGATGACGAACCAACATATGCGCCGGGTCAAGGCGCCTTTGTATACTACGTGAACCCGATTATGTATCGCCGTGCCTTGGCGGACTGTGTCGAAAATCCGCCGGACGTGCTCAATCTTAGCATTGGTGGACCCGCCGCTCCGGATGCTACGGAGAGAGACTTGTTTGACCAACTCATTGAGGCAGGCGTTACAATCTGCGCCGCGATGGGTAACGAACGGCAGTATGGCAAGGCGAACGGCTTCTCTCACGAAGCCGCTGCAATCGACCTGCGTGAAGTCGCGCCCCGGCACGGCTTCGAGAAATGGTACCTTTTTACCAAGTCCATAGGTGACGCGCGGATGCGCGTTTCGGCAGGCATCAAGAAATTCCTACGCCCGAGAAATGTCGAGATTGATGGCCCCGATCGCTGCAAAGGTTGGACTGTCGAGCGAGGCGTCATCTGA
- a CDS encoding DUF2235 domain-containing protein: protein MAKNIVVFSDGTGQDGGVRPEQRVSNVYKMYRVCKVGPESGIDPAEQVAFYDPGLGTDIGATALTAPVRFVQKMAASVSGRGITTNIADCYRFIIDHYEPGDRIYLIGFSRGAYTVRCVANLLMYCGVPTKGAGGPLLRFCKMTRDIAREAVETVLEHGAGHPRKDFDAERHELARRFRAKYGSDHDDGDGKSNVEPYFIGTFDTVAALGVAGPKRTLIKAGLAAAVVIPLAIVIAVTSAVVGGISYLFDGPFWQADLITSGVLVVASAAVAFAVRRHLVAAKTKTITDWPSPGEKRSHVAEWKGENFDRLLSAQVGYARAAIAIDERRKDFDRVKWGPTETPPPRAPGAPDQFRQFWFAGNHSDIGGSYDETESRLSDIALKWMLEQAVGIPDGLKVDGMPTMADPMHPVEVMQIPRLRLHPSAAGVQHCEVAGMRDAIEERMSASWVPGWVRRWAQGKTWETKDREIRPDATVHPSVDERFALPAVVQCDGLASYRPAPLANHVRFKDRYGPQPKPTA, encoded by the coding sequence ATGGCCAAAAACATCGTGGTCTTCTCGGACGGCACGGGGCAGGACGGCGGCGTCCGCCCCGAGCAGCGCGTCAGCAACGTCTACAAGATGTATCGGGTCTGCAAGGTCGGGCCTGAGAGCGGCATCGATCCGGCGGAGCAGGTCGCGTTCTACGATCCGGGGCTGGGCACCGACATCGGCGCCACGGCCCTGACGGCGCCCGTCAGGTTCGTGCAGAAGATGGCCGCCTCCGTCTCGGGGCGGGGCATTACCACGAACATCGCCGACTGCTACCGCTTCATCATCGACCATTACGAGCCGGGTGACCGCATCTACCTGATCGGCTTCAGCCGCGGCGCCTACACGGTCCGGTGCGTGGCGAACCTCCTCATGTACTGCGGTGTGCCGACCAAGGGCGCCGGCGGTCCGCTGCTGCGCTTCTGCAAGATGACACGGGACATCGCGCGCGAGGCCGTCGAGACGGTGTTGGAGCATGGTGCTGGCCACCCCCGGAAGGACTTCGATGCGGAGCGGCACGAACTCGCCCGACGGTTTCGGGCCAAGTACGGCTCGGACCATGACGACGGCGACGGGAAGTCCAACGTCGAGCCTTACTTCATCGGCACCTTCGACACGGTCGCTGCCTTGGGGGTCGCCGGCCCGAAGCGCACCCTGATCAAGGCTGGCTTGGCAGCGGCGGTGGTCATCCCACTGGCCATTGTCATCGCGGTGACGTCAGCCGTGGTCGGAGGCATCTCGTACCTGTTCGACGGTCCCTTCTGGCAGGCCGACCTGATCACCTCCGGCGTCCTCGTCGTCGCGTCGGCGGCGGTCGCCTTCGCGGTGCGACGGCACCTCGTGGCCGCGAAGACCAAGACCATCACCGATTGGCCGTCGCCCGGCGAGAAGAGGAGCCACGTCGCGGAGTGGAAGGGCGAGAACTTCGACCGCCTGCTCAGCGCCCAGGTCGGCTACGCCCGCGCCGCCATCGCCATCGACGAGCGGCGCAAGGACTTCGACCGCGTGAAATGGGGTCCGACCGAGACCCCGCCGCCGCGGGCGCCCGGCGCGCCCGACCAATTCCGGCAGTTCTGGTTTGCGGGCAACCACTCCGACATCGGCGGCAGCTACGACGAGACCGAGTCCCGCCTGTCCGACATCGCGCTCAAGTGGATGCTGGAGCAGGCCGTCGGCATCCCGGATGGCCTCAAGGTGGATGGTATGCCGACGATGGCGGATCCCATGCATCCCGTCGAGGTGATGCAGATCCCGCGGCTGCGGCTGCATCCCTCCGCAGCCGGCGTGCAGCACTGCGAGGTCGCCGGCATGCGCGACGCCATCGAAGAGCGCATGTCGGCCTCGTGGGTGCCTGGCTGGGTGCGGCGCTGGGCGCAGGGCAAGACCTGGGAGACCAAGGACCGGGAGATCAGGCCCGACGCGACGGTGCACCCGAGCGTCGACGAACGCTTTGCCCTTCCCGCTGTCGTGCAGTGCGACGGTCTTGCCTCCTACCGACCGGCCCCGCTGGCGAACCACGTCCGGTTCAAGGACCGTTACGGGCCTCAGCCGAAACCCACCGCGTGA